A single Lolium perenne isolate Kyuss_39 chromosome 6, Kyuss_2.0, whole genome shotgun sequence DNA region contains:
- the LOC127309975 gene encoding uncharacterized protein: PYWVSSVPKPCFTHLEPSTPPFAAATAPPCARCGANGCVGCESAVAASVAITGSSSEGEECSAASFVKDGGVRKRRARKGGKFRGVRQRPWGKWAADIRDPHRAVRKWLGTFDTAADAARAYDVAALEFRGHRAKLNFPVAAASSTASASSWTAAQPQHLWDSHRENSGSNASSPAHVPRLPEQGRPAAREQDIWDGLHEIMMDGYTF, from the coding sequence CCCTATTGGGTGTCGAGCGTTCCCAAACCCTGTTTTACACACCTCGAGCCATCCACGCCACCCTTTGCTGCCGCCACCGCTCCCCCTTGCGCCAGGTGCGGCGCGAACGGGTGCGTGGGCTGCGAGTCCGCTGTCGCTGCGTCCGTGGCGATCACCGGCTCAAGCAGCGAGGGCGAAGAGTGCTCCGCCGCGAGCTTCGTGAAGGATGGCGGCGTGCGGAAGCGGCGCGCAAGGAAGGGAGGCAAGTTCAGGGGCGTGCGGCAGCGGCCGTGGGGCAAGTGGGCGGCGGACATCCGCGACCCGCACCGCGCCGTCCGcaagtggctcggcaccttcgacaccgccgccgacgccgcgcgCGCCTACGACGTCGCGGCGCTCGAGTTCCGCGGCCACCGCGCCAAGCTCAACTTCCCAGTCGCCGCCGCGTCTTCAACTGCGTCGGCCTCTTCTTGGACGGCTGCGCAGCCGCAGCACTTGTGGGATAGCCATCGCGAGAACTCCGGCTCAAATGCCTCGTCGCCTGCGCACGTGCCGCGGCTGCCGGAGCAAGGAAGGCCGGCGGCGAGGGAGCAGGATATCTGGGATGGGCTACACGAGATCATGATGGACGGTTACACATTCTGA